A DNA window from Xiphias gladius isolate SHS-SW01 ecotype Sanya breed wild chromosome 3, ASM1685928v1, whole genome shotgun sequence contains the following coding sequences:
- the grna gene encoding LOW QUALITY PROTEIN: granulin a (The sequence of the model RefSeq protein was modified relative to this genomic sequence to represent the inferred CDS: inserted 1 base in 1 codon), translating into MQKWVVLCWVLLALVGAEECPDGGRCEEGQTCCNDPANGYECCPFDQAECCGDHMHCCPPGTICDTDKASCVNATVSIPWVKRASANQPRLSKSFRMIKAYMGEEDDNICPDQSRCPPEFSCLRALTRFGCCPLAQGVPCSDGKHCCPEGHQCSATSRSCIKKELVTTIMCSDGVSECPDQTTCCETPEGKWGCCPIPKAVCCEDKLHCCPEMSTCDVERSKCISLFTKKEMPMWAKLPARIRAEWESKKEAEQVTAEAVKDGASEKAPEGNTVNTVPPLEEEVSVSTVNKGAGGNNVPCNDTVACSDGTTCCKTQEGGWACCPLPEAVCCDDFIHCCPKGQKCNLAAQTCDDDTSSMPWVEKIPAIPRQGVQVGDVACDSVTSCPDGTTCCKNQEGRWACCPLPEAVCCEDLIHCCPKGQKCNLAAQTCEDDTSSMPWVEKIPAIPRQGVQVGDVACDSTTSCPDGTTCCKNQEGGWACCPLPEAVCCDDFIHCCPKGQKCNLAAQTCDDDTSSMPWVEKIPAIPRPGVQVGDVACDTTTSCPDGTTCCKNQEGGWACCPLPEAVCCEDLIHCCPKGKKCNLAAQTCDDDTSSMPWVEKIPAIPRPGVQVGDVACDSTTSCPDGTTCCKNQEGGWACCPLPEAVCCDDFIHCCPKGQKCNLAAQTCDDDTSSMPWVEKIPAIPRPGVQVGDVACDTTTSCPDGTTCCKNQEGGWACCPLPEAVCCDDLIHCCPXGKKCNLAAQTCDDDTSSMPWVEKVPAIPRQGVQVGDVACDSTTSCPDGTTCCKNQEGGWACCPLPEAVCCDDLIHCCPKGQKCNLAAQTCDDDTSSMPWVEKIPAIPRQGVQVGDVACDSTTSCPDGNTCCKTQEGGWACCPLPEAVCCDDFIHCCPKGQKCNLAAQTCDDDTSSMPWVEKIPAIPRQGVQVGDVACDSTTSCPDGTTCCKNQEGGWACCPLPEAVCCDDYEHCCPAGTTCHLATLTCVGDSGSTPMKQKMPPFATPAPATLATTSQSQATSAMQTEEEEKEPEENEVTKAQEADEKEEEENKEVEGRIPCDAHTSCPQDTTCCFMTSSQKWGCCPLPEAVCCADGNHCCPTHYKCNERMTSCVKGEVVIPWYTKLPATTSVQADPGSVRCDGLNQCPEQTTCCQLFTGEWGCCPLQNAVCCPDKDHCCPQGYTCNIGSRSCQKVVMLQLDTVPLTPLYLPVHQPQTSPLKHRDVHCDEEASCRDHETCCRTSATTWGCCPSPNAVCCSDMTHCCPSGHTCTESGHCTENTRLHWHSWHVFLANKKRTLVV; encoded by the exons ATGCAGAAGtgggttgtgttgtgttgggttCTCCTGGCCCTGGTTGGTGCTGAAGAGTGTCCAGATGGGGGGAGGTGTGAAGAAGGTCAAACCTGCTGCAACGACCCGGCGAACGGCTATGAATGCTGCCCGTTTGATCAG GCTGAGTGCTGTGGGGATCACATGCATTGCTGTCCTCCGGGCACAATCTGCGATACAGACAAAGCCAGCTGTGTGAACGCCACTGTGTCCATACCCTGGGTGAAAAGAGCTTCTGCCAATCAACCAAGGCTCTCCAAA TCCTTCAGGATGATAAAGGCATACATGGGGGAGGAAGATGACAACATCTGTCCGGATCAATCGCGATGCCCGCCCGAGTTTTCCTGTCTGAGGGCCCTGACGAGATTTGGCTGCTGTCCCCTAGCTCAG GGAGTCCCCTGCTCTGATGGCAAACACTGCTGTCCTGAGGGCCACCAATGCAGTGCAACCAGCCGGTCCTGCATCAAAAAAG AGCTTGTGACTACAATTATGTGCAGCGATGGAGTGTCAGAGTGTCCAGATCAAACCACCTGCTGTGAAACCCCAGAGGGAAAGTGGGGATGCTGCCCCATACCAAAG GCCGTGTGCTGCGAGGACAAGCTGCACTGCTGCCCTGAGATGAGTACATGTGATGTCGAACGCTCCAAATGTATTTCCTTATTCACCAAGAAAGAGATGCCAATGTGGGCCAAACTCCCCGCCAGGATAAGAGCGGAGTGGGAGAGTAAGAAAg AGGCGGAACAAGTGACTGCAGAGGCAGTTAAAGATGGTGCATCAGAAAAAGCACCAGAAGGCAACACAGTGAATACAGTTCCCCCTTTAGAGGAAGAAGTGTCTGTGTCAACTGTCAATAAGGGTGCTGGAG GCAATAATGTCCCCTGCAATGATACAGTGGCCTGTTCTGATGGCACCACATGCTGTAAAACCCAGGAGGGAGGTTGGGCCTGCTGTCCTCTACCAGAG GCTGTTTGTTGTGACGATTTCATACACTGCTGCCCGAAAGGTCAGAAGTGCAACCTGGCCGCCCAAACCTGCGATGACGACACGAGCTCCATGCCTTGGGTCGAGAAGATACCTGCAATCCCCAGACAGGGAGTACAGGTGGGGGATGTTGCATGTGACTCTGTCACCAGTTGTCCTGATGGCACCACATGCTGTAAAAACCAAGAAGGACGCTGGGCCTGCTGTCCTCTACCAGAG GCTGTTTGTTGTGAAGACTTAATACACTGCTGCCCGAAAGGTCAGAAGTGCAACCTGGCAGCCCAAACCTGCGAAGACGACACGAGCTCCATGCCTTGGGTCGAGAAGATACCTGCAATCCCCAGACAGGGAGTACAGGTGGGGGATGTTGCATGTGACTCTACCACCAGTTGTCCTGATGGCACCACATGCTGTAAAAACCAGGAGGGAGGCTGGGCCTGCTGTCCTCTACCAGAG GCTGTTTGTTGTGACGATTTCATACACTGCTGCCCGAAAGGTCAGAAGTGCAACCTGGCGGCCCAAACCTGCGATGACGACACGAGCTCCATGCCTTGGGTCGAGAAGATACCTGCAATCCCCAGACCGGGAGTACAGGTGGGGGATGTTGCATGTGACACTACTACCAGTTGTCCTGACGGTACCACATGCTGTAAAAACCAGGAGGGAGGCTGGGCCTGCTGTCCTCTACCAGAG GCTGTTTGTTGTGAAGATTTAATACACTGCTGCCCAAAAGGTAAGAAGTGCAACCTGGCCGCCCAGACTTGTGACGACGACACGAGCTCCATGCCTTGGGTTGAGAAGATACCTGCAATCCCCAGACCGGGAGTACAGGTGGGGGATGTTGCATGTGACTCTACCACCAGTTGTCCTGACGGCACCACATGCTGTAAAAACCAGGAGGGAGGCTGGGCCTGCTGTCCTCTACCAGAG GCTGTTTGTTGTGACGATTTCATACACTGCTGCCCGAAAGGTCAGAAGTGCAACCTGGCGGCCCAAACCTGCGATGACGACACGAGCTCCATGCCTTGGGTTGAGAAGATACCTGCAATCCCCAGACCGGGAGTACAGGTGGGGGATGTTGCATGTGACACTACTACCAGTTGTCCTGACGGTACCACATGCTGTAAAAACCAGGAGGGAGGCTGGGCCTGCTGTCCTCTACCAGAG GCTGTTTGTTGTGACGATTTAATACACTGCTGCC AAGGTAAGAAGTGCAACCTGGCCGCCCAGACTTGTGACGACGACACGAGCTCCATGCCTTGGGTTGAGAAGGTACCTGCAATCCCCAGACAGGGAGTACAGGTGGGGGATGTTGCATGTGACTCTACCACCAGTTGTCCTGACGGCACCACATGCTGTAAAAACCAGGAGGGAGGCTGGGCCTGCTGTCCTCTACCAGAG GCTGTTTGTTGTGACGATTTAATACACTGCTGCCCGAAAGGTCAGAAGTGCAACCTGGCCGCCCAGACTTGTGACGACGACACGAGCTCCATGCCTTGGGTTGAGAAGATACCTGCAATCCCCAGACAGGGAGTACAGGTGGGGGATGTTGCATGTGACTCTACCACCAGTTGTCCTGACGGCAACACATGCTGTAAAACCCAGGAGGGAGGCTGGGCCTGCTGTCCTCTACCAGAG GCTGTTTGTTGTGACGATTTCATACACTGCTGCCCGAAAGGTCAGAAGTGCAACCTGGCCGCCCAAACCTGCGATGACGACACGAGCTCCATGCCTTGGGTCGAGAAGATACCTGCAATCCCCAGACAGGGAGTACAGGTGGGGGATGTTGCATGTGACTCTACCACCAGTTGTCCTGACGGCACCACATGCTGTAAAAACCAGGAGGGAGGCTGGGCCTGCTGTCCTCTACCAGAG GCGGTCTGTTGTGACGACTATGAGCACTGCTGTCCTGCTGGCACCACCTGTCACCTGGCCACCCTCACCTGTGTGGGGGACTCAGGCTCAACACCCATGAAACAGAAGATGCCGCCATTCGCCACGCCGGCTCCCGCTACGTTGGCCACTACAAGCCAAAGTCAGGCAACAAGCGCCATgcaaacagaggaggaggagaaggagcctGAGGAGAACGAGGTGACTAAAGCACAGGAGGCGgatgagaaggaagaggaggagaataaAGAAGTGGAGGGCAGGATTCCGTGTGACGCCCACACCAGCTGCCCTCAGGACACCACCTGCTGCTTCATGACCTCGTCTCAAAAGTGGGGATGTTGCCCGCTACCGGAG GCGGTGTGCTGCGCCGACGGGAACCACTGCTGCCCCACCCACTACAAGTGCAACGAGCGCATGACCTCCTGCGTCAAAGGAGAAGTGGTGATCCCGTGGTACACCAAGCTCCCAGCCACCACCAGCGTCCAGGCCGATCCCGGCTCCGTGCGGTGCGACGGTCTGAATCAGTGCCCCGAGCAAACCACCTGCTGCCAGCTCTTCACGGGCGAGTGGGGCTGCTGCCCGCTGCAAAAT GCCGTGTGCTGCCCAGACAAGGACCACTGCTGCCCGCAGGGCTACACCTGTAACATCGGCTCCAGGTCCTGTCAGAAGGTCGTCATGCTGCAGCTGGACACCGTCCCTCTGACACCGCTGTACCTGCCTGTCCATCAACCCCAGACCAGTCCCTTAAAGCACAGAGACGTCCACTGTGACGAGGAGGCCAGCTGCAGGGATCACGAGACCTGCTGCAGGACGTCCGCCACTACATGGGGCTGCTGTCCATCTCCGAAT GCGGTGTGCTGCAGCGACATGACGCACTGCTGTCCCAGCGGCCACACCTGCACTGAGAGCGGCCACTGCACCGAGAACACCAGGCTTCACTGGCACAGCTGGCACGTGTTCCTCGCCAACAAAAAGCGAACTCTAGTTGTGTGA